Proteins from a single region of Desulfovibrio sp. JC022:
- the thiE gene encoding thiamine phosphate synthase, which translates to MSTRKITRQNILDTDIYCLTALKFSKGRSNIEVVREMLDSGIKLIQYREKEIKSGQKYEECMEIRKMTREAGAAFIINDDIDLAMMVEADGIHIGQEDFPVHAVRKLIGKDMAIGLSTHAPEEALAAVEAGVDYIGVGPIFKTYTKDDVVDPVGFEYLDWVVKNIDIPFVAIGGIKEHNIAEVMNRGAKCVALVTEIVGADDIGGMVDELRTAMDK; encoded by the coding sequence ATGAGCACCAGAAAAATCACCCGCCAAAACATCCTTGATACTGATATATACTGCCTGACCGCCCTGAAATTCTCCAAGGGCCGCTCCAATATCGAAGTGGTCCGCGAGATGCTTGATAGCGGAATCAAGCTGATCCAGTACCGCGAAAAGGAAATCAAATCCGGGCAGAAGTACGAAGAATGTATGGAAATCCGCAAAATGACTCGCGAAGCCGGGGCCGCCTTCATCATCAATGACGACATCGACCTCGCCATGATGGTTGAAGCGGACGGCATCCATATCGGGCAGGAAGATTTCCCGGTCCATGCAGTACGCAAGCTCATCGGAAAAGACATGGCTATCGGCCTCTCTACCCACGCTCCCGAAGAAGCACTTGCAGCAGTAGAAGCTGGCGTAGATTATATCGGAGTAGGTCCTATCTTTAAAACCTACACCAAAGACGATGTTGTTGACCCCGTAGGTTTCGAATACCTCGACTGGGTAGTCAAAAACATAGACATCCCCTTTGTAGCCATCGGCGGAATCAAGGAACATAACATTGCCGAGGTCATGAACCGGGGCGCAAAATGCGTGGCCCTTGTCACTGAGATTGTCGGCGCAGATGATATCGGTGGGATGGTCGATGAGTTGCGTACGGCAATGGACAAATAA
- a CDS encoding bifunctional 2-polyprenyl-6-hydroxyphenol methylase/3-demethylubiquinol 3-O-methyltransferase UbiG produces MATKQIRRALTKIIKDRFFGQTGVRHLDIGAGVGGFTKQIKDACNLDTEACDFHSERFEPTDITIKRVNVCKEQLPYEEKTFDLVTCVEVIEHLDSYDNLIDEAKRVLKPGGLLILTTPNILNMNSRISYLMNGFQQMFAPIPMKNEEHYSTGSHISPIHYFFLVHALTEKDYRNIDFHSDKVQKSSFGKWLTFLPVLLLGKVLFFFKQKKKHLSEDNMKYVEDMFSFRMLTSRTLIVTCDN; encoded by the coding sequence ATGGCAACAAAGCAAATCAGACGTGCGCTGACTAAGATTATAAAAGACAGGTTTTTCGGGCAGACGGGAGTCAGGCATTTGGATATAGGAGCCGGAGTAGGCGGTTTTACTAAGCAGATTAAAGATGCCTGCAATCTGGATACTGAAGCTTGTGACTTTCATTCAGAACGATTTGAGCCGACAGATATTACCATTAAAAGAGTTAATGTTTGTAAAGAACAGCTTCCTTACGAGGAAAAAACTTTTGATCTGGTTACTTGCGTTGAAGTTATTGAGCATCTGGATTCCTATGATAATCTCATTGACGAAGCCAAAAGGGTACTCAAGCCGGGAGGTCTACTGATTCTAACTACTCCAAACATTCTTAATATGAACTCAAGAATTTCTTACCTGATGAATGGTTTCCAGCAGATGTTTGCTCCTATTCCCATGAAGAATGAGGAACATTATTCAACCGGAAGTCATATTTCTCCAATTCATTATTTTTTTCTTGTCCATGCCCTAACTGAGAAGGATTACAGAAATATTGATTTCCATTCTGATAAAGTTCAGAAGTCAAGTTTTGGTAAGTGGTTGACATTCTTGCCTGTTCTTCTTTTGGGAAAGGTGCTTTTTTTCTTTAAGCAAAAGAAGAAACATTTGTCGGAAGACAATATGAAATACGTGGAAGATATGTTTTCCTTCCGTATGCTGACAAGTAGGACTTTGATTGTAACTTGCGATAATTAA
- a CDS encoding formate dehydrogenase accessory protein FdhE, with the protein MSNKKKHDVQAGLLALRKKMPALENIFDAFGPLVVAQEKAEELLADWGGYTVPGAYAPRFEQGVALMADMELPELGDKFREVFMLVASAVVEGVPAISKQVDEIVVAVGEVENFNDLAKALWDEDGKLLNNLVVEWKVDDQILAFIGTLSLKPFMVRMEPEAAKVIENMAWHKGYCPVCATFPDLALLKKSGDDNAYLKSHGGQRWLHCSGCGHEWRFKRNTCPWCENEDIEKLRYLQSEERQNERVDVCESCKHYFVTIDTRELTDQPDPRVAPLGLVHLDIKAQEEKYQPLAETPWNVL; encoded by the coding sequence GTGAGTAATAAAAAGAAACATGATGTTCAGGCGGGATTGCTGGCATTGCGCAAAAAGATGCCTGCTCTTGAGAATATTTTTGATGCTTTCGGGCCGCTGGTTGTTGCACAGGAGAAGGCGGAAGAGTTGCTGGCGGACTGGGGCGGCTATACTGTGCCGGGAGCATATGCCCCGCGCTTTGAGCAGGGTGTGGCTCTAATGGCGGATATGGAATTGCCCGAACTCGGCGATAAGTTCCGTGAAGTTTTCATGTTGGTGGCAAGTGCTGTTGTCGAAGGTGTTCCTGCAATTTCAAAGCAGGTGGATGAGATAGTTGTTGCAGTGGGAGAAGTTGAGAATTTCAATGATCTTGCTAAAGCTCTCTGGGATGAGGATGGCAAACTTTTGAATAATCTGGTGGTAGAATGGAAAGTTGATGACCAGATTCTGGCATTTATCGGTACTCTTTCACTAAAGCCGTTCATGGTCCGCATGGAGCCGGAAGCGGCAAAGGTCATTGAGAATATGGCTTGGCATAAGGGCTACTGCCCGGTCTGCGCTACATTTCCTGATCTGGCACTGCTTAAAAAATCCGGTGATGACAATGCCTATCTTAAATCCCATGGCGGTCAGCGTTGGCTGCATTGTTCCGGCTGCGGACACGAATGGCGTTTCAAGCGTAACACCTGCCCGTGGTGCGAAAATGAGGATATCGAAAAGCTCCGCTATCTACAGTCTGAGGAACGCCAGAACGAGCGTGTGGATGTCTGCGAATCCTGTAAACATTATTTCGTAACCATCGATACCCGCGAACTCACCGACCAGCCCGACCCGCGTGTTGCCCCGCTTGGGCTTGTGCATCTGGATATCAAGGCTCAGGAGGAGAAGTATCAGCCTTTGGCTGAGACTCCTTGGAATGTGTTGTAG
- a CDS encoding 4Fe-4S dicluster domain-containing protein: MPKAFFVDTSRCTACRGCQVACKEWHDLPAVETKQRGSHQNPPDLNPFNYKLVRFSEHRINGKVEWYFFPDQCRHCDVPPCKDIADAYVTGAVIKDEDTGAVIFTDQTKRLGADECQEITEGCPYNIPRRNTGSGMLTKCDMCIDRQQAGLVPVCVKTCPTGTMNFGEREEMVALAEKALERVKKDYPNAQIIDADEVNVIYLVQDKPELYYEYVTADASGVGNGVTRKEFLANLAKPAKRMFG; this comes from the coding sequence ATGCCTAAAGCATTCTTTGTTGATACTTCCAGATGTACGGCTTGTCGCGGTTGCCAGGTTGCCTGTAAGGAATGGCACGATCTGCCCGCGGTAGAAACAAAACAGCGCGGTTCGCATCAGAATCCACCTGATCTGAACCCCTTTAACTATAAACTGGTCCGTTTCAGCGAGCATCGCATCAACGGCAAGGTCGAGTGGTATTTCTTCCCCGATCAGTGCCGCCATTGCGACGTACCTCCCTGTAAGGACATTGCTGATGCTTACGTAACAGGCGCGGTCATCAAGGATGAAGATACCGGAGCGGTAATCTTCACCGATCAGACCAAGCGTCTCGGTGCTGATGAGTGTCAGGAAATAACTGAAGGGTGCCCCTACAACATCCCGCGCCGCAACACCGGTTCCGGTATGTTGACCAAGTGCGACATGTGTATTGACCGTCAGCAGGCCGGACTCGTGCCCGTCTGCGTCAAGACCTGTCCCACCGGTACTATGAACTTCGGTGAACGCGAAGAAATGGTCGCTCTTGCTGAAAAAGCCCTCGAGAGGGTCAAGAAAGACTACCCCAATGCCCAGATTATCGATGCTGACGAAGTCAACGTCATCTATCTGGTGCAGGATAAGCCTGAACTTTATTACGAGTACGTTACCGCAGACGCTTCCGGCGTAGGCAACGGCGTAACCCGCAAAGAGTTCCTCGCTAATCTCGCTAAACCAGCTAAACGTATGTTTGGATAA
- the fdnG gene encoding formate dehydrogenase-N subunit alpha, whose product MNISRRGFMKLAGVGVASIGMSQLGLDLSPTQAYAAGLKIEGAKEVISICPFCSVSCHFIAHVKDGKIVSCEGDPDYPVSEGALCAKGAAMLSMHNSHHRIEKPLYRAPYSDKWEEKSWEWTLDRIAQRVKETRDEDFKRFNDKGQEVNRVESIFHLGTSQMDNEECAVVHQGVRGLGLVHFDHQARIUHSATVAALAESFGRGAMTNHWCDIENADSILIIGSNAAEHHPISFKWVLRAKDKGASVMHVDPKFSRTSARCDFHVPLRSGTDIPFMGGMINYVLENNMFFKEYVANYTNAAFIVGKDYKFSKGLFSGYDKKARKYDKSKWAFELDKDGVPKRDESLKHPRCVFQMLKKHYSRYSLSNVSKTTGVSKDNLKRVYKEFSSTGKKDKSGTIMYALGWTQHTVGVQNIRSSAILQLLLGNIGVAGGGINALRGEPNVQGSTDHCILWHILPGYLPMPKASMGSYEDYVKKTTPVSHDSESANWWQHKPKYMASLLKAWRGENASADNGFGYQMLPKADDGVDYSYIYIFDRMYKGEIKGGFTFGTNPAMSVPNSNKTRKALDNLDWLVVGEIHHTETSENWHRPGIDPAQNKTEVFLLPSAQRAEKAGSISNSGRWLLWHYEACRPMGEAKSMGEMYVDIINHVRRLYNKENGAYPEPLLSLDWPAYYDAEDMAQRINGRFTKDVEFKGKKYKKGQQVPSFVALADDGSTSSFNWLYAGSYTEEGGNKAKRRSLEQTPMQAKINLYPNYAWCWPVNRRILYNRASVDANGKPWAPQKAVIEWNGSKWEGDIPDGGWPPNATGKGRYPFIMRKEGHGQLYGPGLQDGPFPDHYEPVETPIKSHPFSRQLNSPVYKRVYSDMDKLAKPADERFPIVLTTYSLTEHWCGGGDTRNTPVLLEAEPQQYVEMSPELAKEKGIENGDPVIVESIRGKVEAIAMVTVRMTPFKIKGDTVHEVGMPFCFGWTSKGAGDATNRLTPAVGDPNTTIPEYKACLVNVRKAKKLTEIEE is encoded by the coding sequence ATGAATATTTCACGGCGAGGGTTCATGAAACTTGCAGGCGTAGGTGTCGCAAGTATCGGTATGAGCCAGCTGGGACTCGATCTTTCCCCGACGCAGGCTTATGCTGCCGGGCTGAAGATTGAGGGCGCGAAAGAAGTGATTTCCATCTGTCCGTTCTGTTCGGTCAGTTGTCATTTCATCGCCCATGTTAAGGACGGAAAGATTGTCAGCTGTGAAGGTGATCCGGATTACCCGGTCAGTGAAGGTGCTCTCTGTGCCAAGGGTGCGGCTATGCTCTCCATGCATAACAGCCATCACCGCATTGAAAAGCCCCTGTATCGCGCTCCTTACAGCGATAAATGGGAAGAAAAGAGTTGGGAATGGACACTTGATCGCATTGCCCAGCGCGTAAAAGAAACACGTGATGAAGACTTCAAACGGTTCAATGATAAGGGCCAGGAAGTTAACCGTGTAGAATCAATTTTCCATCTTGGTACATCGCAGATGGATAACGAGGAGTGTGCAGTCGTCCATCAGGGTGTACGCGGTCTCGGCCTGGTGCATTTTGATCACCAGGCACGTATCTGACACAGCGCAACAGTTGCGGCTCTGGCAGAGTCGTTCGGGCGCGGTGCGATGACAAACCACTGGTGCGATATTGAAAATGCGGATTCTATCTTAATCATAGGTAGTAACGCCGCGGAGCACCATCCTATCTCCTTTAAATGGGTATTGCGGGCCAAGGACAAAGGCGCCTCGGTTATGCATGTTGACCCCAAATTCTCCCGTACTTCCGCGAGATGTGATTTTCACGTCCCCCTGAGATCGGGAACCGATATCCCCTTCATGGGCGGTATGATCAACTATGTTCTTGAGAACAACATGTTCTTTAAGGAATACGTTGCAAATTATACCAACGCAGCTTTTATCGTCGGTAAAGATTACAAGTTCTCCAAAGGACTTTTCTCCGGTTACGACAAGAAAGCCCGCAAATATGACAAATCCAAATGGGCTTTTGAGCTGGATAAAGACGGCGTACCTAAGCGTGATGAATCTCTGAAGCATCCCCGTTGCGTATTCCAGATGCTCAAGAAGCATTACTCCCGCTATTCTCTCTCCAACGTTTCCAAGACCACAGGTGTTTCCAAAGACAACCTGAAGCGGGTCTACAAGGAATTCTCTTCTACCGGTAAGAAAGATAAATCCGGTACCATCATGTACGCATTGGGCTGGACCCAGCATACCGTTGGCGTACAGAACATCCGTTCCAGCGCCATCTTGCAGCTCCTGCTCGGTAACATCGGTGTAGCAGGCGGCGGTATCAACGCCCTGCGCGGTGAGCCTAACGTACAGGGCTCCACTGACCATTGTATCCTCTGGCATATCCTGCCCGGATACCTGCCTATGCCCAAAGCCAGCATGGGGTCTTATGAGGACTACGTGAAGAAGACCACCCCGGTCTCCCACGATTCTGAAAGTGCCAACTGGTGGCAGCATAAACCTAAATATATGGCCTCCCTGCTTAAGGCATGGCGCGGTGAAAATGCCTCAGCTGATAACGGCTTCGGTTACCAGATGCTGCCCAAGGCTGACGATGGTGTGGATTATTCCTACATCTACATCTTCGATCGCATGTATAAAGGCGAGATCAAGGGTGGTTTCACATTCGGTACCAACCCGGCCATGAGTGTGCCTAACTCCAACAAGACCCGTAAGGCTCTTGATAATCTCGATTGGCTGGTTGTTGGTGAGATTCACCACACCGAGACTTCCGAGAACTGGCACCGTCCCGGTATTGATCCTGCTCAGAATAAAACAGAAGTATTCCTGCTTCCCTCCGCCCAGCGTGCGGAAAAAGCTGGTTCCATCTCCAATAGTGGCCGTTGGCTGCTTTGGCATTATGAAGCCTGCCGCCCCATGGGTGAAGCTAAGAGTATGGGTGAAATGTATGTGGATATTATCAACCACGTACGCCGTCTCTACAATAAAGAGAACGGAGCATATCCCGAACCTCTGCTTTCCCTTGACTGGCCCGCATATTACGATGCCGAAGATATGGCCCAGCGCATTAACGGCCGTTTTACCAAGGATGTTGAATTCAAGGGCAAGAAGTACAAAAAGGGCCAGCAGGTACCTTCCTTTGTAGCTCTGGCTGATGATGGTTCCACCTCTTCATTTAACTGGCTCTATGCTGGCAGTTACACTGAAGAAGGCGGCAACAAAGCTAAACGCCGCAGTCTGGAACAGACTCCCATGCAGGCTAAGATCAACCTCTATCCCAACTATGCATGGTGCTGGCCTGTAAACCGCCGTATCCTCTATAACCGTGCCTCTGTTGATGCCAACGGTAAGCCTTGGGCACCGCAGAAGGCCGTTATCGAATGGAACGGTTCCAAGTGGGAAGGCGATATTCCTGATGGCGGATGGCCGCCGAACGCAACAGGCAAGGGACGTTATCCCTTCATCATGCGTAAGGAAGGTCACGGACAGCTTTACGGTCCCGGCTTGCAGGATGGTCCTTTCCCCGATCATTATGAACCGGTGGAAACTCCCATCAAGAGCCATCCTTTCTCCCGTCAGCTTAACAGCCCGGTCTACAAGCGCGTGTACAGTGACATGGACAAGCTTGCCAAGCCTGCTGATGAGCGGTTCCCCATTGTCCTCACCACCTACAGCTTGACTGAGCACTGGTGCGGTGGCGGTGATACCCGTAACACTCCGGTCCTGCTTGAGGCAGAACCGCAGCAGTACGTGGAAATGAGCCCTGAACTGGCCAAGGAAAAGGGAATTGAGAACGGCGATCCCGTTATTGTTGAAAGTATCCGCGGAAAGGTTGAAGCCATCGCTATGGTTACTGTGCGTATGACTCCGTTCAAAATCAAAGGCGACACCGTTCACGAAGTCGGTATGCCTTTCTGTTTCGGCTGGACCTCCAAAGGTGCAGGGGATGCTACCAACCGCCTTACCCCGGCTGTAGGTGATCCTAACACCACCATTCCCGAGTACAAGGCCTGTCTGGTGAACGTTCGCAAAGCGAAAAAGCTCACCGAGATTGAAGAGTAA
- a CDS encoding protein kinase — MIAKALTAELNGQYGKIDDSGLKGGCARIYIAKPVRKGLDDLPEKVAIKVLRISNADKEDMRQDLLKEGEILKQLDHPSFPKVHARGEITVDDKILPYYVTDYFDPSKGSKKTLDYIKAISTTSEKHTLIFEIMKQFLSALKHLHNKKTYHLDIKLPNTMLSVGQENTPRLILLDFGTAIQVDKTAFPVTIRSTKSNWPTGFSFRLDSSITDAAETTLTREKLTPQIDLHMMSKAITELLSEFSGTLNEEVSRKASYLKGLLKRLSQNSSTSGVSIDAATALEMYERWDNKRELTSSLAGGYVRIPGDSIRHFSGKVKTLVNTRAIQRLRRIKQLAMVSRIFPGAEHSRFEHALGTFENVVAYVEALCENGNSSIFLQDVSVELLNYTLLYALLHDVHHYPFYHAFEEILPATCSDEFLPNFIKGDKPLTKLIPSTQVEREELLTILKKDWGVDDASRLAAVFTFLSDRDATVRDCLPESTGTHGMIHVLRDIVNGPIDADKLDYLQRDGHHCGVPYANCFDRHRFLSSLSVDLSAGQTPKLSMTAKGSACAEALAAARYWMFNQVYWSHTVRSLTAMLRASITLHAETTGRKAEEILLKDVNAYTGTDETVFEAIGNLFTSPLTDCLQRQKPYKRLVVLTKQSEQDLPAYEAIIRARGNGRVPRKGWKKAQQRVLAGLSTLFDVDIEPGQILIDIPDCGKYGIKNLDIECESFPQETMSIGVLWKAASESFMDSARKIRVFVHPQLIESIKDKVSAAKEARAIIETELQ; from the coding sequence ATGATTGCAAAAGCATTAACGGCAGAATTAAACGGTCAATACGGTAAAATTGATGATTCAGGCCTTAAAGGAGGCTGCGCACGAATATATATCGCAAAACCTGTTCGAAAAGGACTGGATGATTTGCCTGAAAAAGTTGCAATCAAAGTCTTGCGTATCAGCAACGCAGATAAAGAGGACATGAGACAAGACTTATTAAAGGAAGGAGAAATTCTTAAACAGCTTGATCACCCCTCATTCCCGAAAGTGCATGCAAGAGGTGAAATCACTGTGGATGACAAAATTCTTCCTTATTATGTTACTGATTATTTTGACCCAAGCAAGGGCAGCAAAAAGACCCTTGATTACATTAAGGCAATTTCAACTACCAGTGAAAAACACACGTTAATCTTCGAAATAATGAAGCAATTCTTGAGTGCCTTAAAACACTTACACAATAAAAAAACATACCATCTTGACATAAAACTTCCAAACACAATGCTTTCTGTAGGACAAGAAAATACTCCACGCCTGATTTTGCTAGATTTTGGGACTGCTATCCAAGTCGATAAAACAGCTTTTCCTGTCACCATACGATCTACAAAAAGCAATTGGCCAACGGGATTCTCATTTAGATTAGACTCAAGTATAACCGATGCAGCTGAAACCACCCTAACCCGTGAGAAGCTCACTCCACAAATTGATTTGCACATGATGAGCAAAGCTATTACGGAATTATTGTCAGAATTCTCTGGAACACTAAATGAGGAAGTTTCCCGTAAGGCTAGCTACCTAAAAGGCCTACTGAAACGCTTATCTCAAAATTCTTCGACTTCGGGTGTATCGATTGATGCTGCGACTGCCCTAGAAATGTACGAGAGGTGGGACAACAAACGGGAACTCACATCCTCTCTGGCTGGCGGCTACGTCAGAATTCCTGGGGACAGCATCAGACATTTTTCCGGAAAGGTAAAAACACTCGTAAACACCCGTGCTATACAACGTCTTCGCAGAATTAAGCAGTTAGCGATGGTTAGCCGCATCTTTCCAGGTGCTGAACATAGTAGATTTGAACATGCTCTAGGCACTTTTGAAAACGTTGTAGCCTATGTTGAAGCATTATGTGAAAATGGAAATTCTTCTATTTTTTTACAAGATGTATCTGTAGAACTCCTCAATTACACATTGCTCTATGCTCTTTTGCATGATGTTCACCACTATCCTTTTTACCATGCTTTCGAGGAAATACTTCCGGCAACCTGCTCTGATGAGTTTTTGCCTAACTTCATTAAAGGCGACAAACCTCTCACAAAGCTCATTCCATCCACACAGGTAGAACGCGAAGAACTACTGACTATTCTTAAAAAGGATTGGGGAGTTGACGATGCTTCCCGCTTGGCAGCCGTCTTTACTTTTTTGTCTGATAGAGACGCCACGGTGCGAGACTGCTTGCCTGAAAGCACGGGGACTCATGGCATGATTCATGTTTTAAGAGACATAGTAAATGGACCAATTGATGCAGACAAACTGGACTACCTACAAAGAGATGGACATCATTGTGGAGTTCCCTATGCAAATTGTTTTGATAGGCATCGATTCTTATCAAGTCTTTCTGTTGATCTTTCAGCAGGCCAGACTCCTAAATTAAGCATGACAGCCAAAGGCAGTGCTTGCGCCGAAGCACTAGCTGCAGCCCGCTATTGGATGTTTAATCAAGTATATTGGAGCCATACAGTTCGAAGCTTAACGGCGATGCTACGTGCAAGCATTACACTACACGCTGAAACAACAGGTCGAAAAGCAGAAGAAATACTACTTAAAGATGTAAACGCTTACACAGGCACAGACGAAACTGTTTTTGAAGCAATAGGGAATCTTTTCACATCACCCTTAACCGACTGCCTGCAAAGACAAAAACCATATAAACGGCTTGTCGTTCTGACAAAACAATCTGAACAGGATCTTCCTGCTTACGAAGCCATCATTAGAGCTCGCGGTAATGGCAGGGTCCCCAGAAAAGGATGGAAAAAGGCTCAACAAAGAGTCTTAGCTGGTCTTAGCACATTGTTTGACGTTGATATTGAGCCAGGCCAGATACTCATTGATATTCCAGACTGTGGGAAATATGGAATCAAAAATTTGGACATTGAATGTGAGTCTTTCCCCCAAGAAACCATGTCAATCGGAGTCCTATGGAAGGCTGCCAGCGAGTCCTTTATGGATTCAGCACGGAAAATTCGAGTTTTTGTGCATCCCCAATTAATTGAGTCTATTAAGGACAAGGTCTCTGCCGCCAAGGAGGCACGAGCCATCATCGAAACAGAGTTGCAATAA
- a CDS encoding deaminase has product MRKRPSKIDYYLGIAKEVAKRGTCLRRNFGAVIVNNDQIISTGYVGAPRGTKNCIDIGVCLREQQNVPKGQRYELCRSVHAEMNAIIHAARREMAGGNLYLVGLDSSTGEYVEQAEPCKLCKRAIINAGLCYVYAKIPDGYHTMIVENWILNEGDVFEDLNKEY; this is encoded by the coding sequence GTGAGAAAAAGACCATCTAAAATTGACTATTATCTCGGCATTGCAAAGGAAGTAGCAAAGCGTGGCACATGCCTCAGACGCAATTTTGGAGCTGTGATAGTAAATAATGACCAGATTATTAGCACAGGTTACGTCGGTGCTCCACGAGGCACAAAAAATTGTATCGACATTGGAGTTTGTCTCAGAGAACAACAAAATGTTCCAAAAGGGCAAAGATATGAATTATGTCGATCCGTACATGCTGAGATGAACGCAATTATCCATGCGGCACGCAGGGAAATGGCTGGGGGGAATCTTTACCTTGTAGGGTTAGATTCCAGCACAGGTGAATACGTTGAACAAGCTGAACCATGCAAGTTATGCAAACGTGCTATTATCAACGCAGGTCTATGCTATGTTTACGCTAAAATCCCTGATGGATACCACACTATGATCGTTGAGAATTGGATTCTGAACGAAGGTGACGTTTTTGAGGACCTGAATAAAGAATATTAG
- a CDS encoding alpha-keto acid decarboxylase family protein, which translates to MNQTVIQHLLERLKEIGITDIFGVPGDYSFPVNDAFCTDSDFNWIGCCNELNAAYAADGYARIKGKSAVCTTYGVGELSAINGIAGCYAENLPVFHIVGIPKCSVQRNGNLIHHSLGNGEFDLFYKMTQPVVCASTILTAENTVAEVERCINAALTKKQPVYIAVPADEALKELGCTKPHPLPKPVSDQDTLNTVIPLIIERLENSKNAIAMVGALIGRYELHEPMLEFIDKSGMPFTSMFMAKGTLSETHPNFIGVYNGRILDEKVQQTVESADLVVSFGTIRSDINTGAFTVNLDPAHEIKIHPDRVCIGHAVYHNVLIEDVLRELCGRIGNLSLPIPMTPQGLGVPVGEADDEITADSLYPRIERFFAPNDIIMGETGTASMGLVNSRLPEDAVFFNQTLWGSIGWATPAAFGAAMAAPKRRTLLLTGEGAHQMTVQEICQFARFKLKPIIICVNNDGYLIERLLCEDPYIYYNDLAQWNYSKLPEALGMDGWFSAKVTNNRELDEALQKAATADSGCYIEVVTGMMETPEMGRVLNEIVVKGPGWKA; encoded by the coding sequence ATGAACCAGACAGTTATCCAGCACTTGCTTGAACGATTAAAAGAAATCGGAATCACAGATATCTTCGGGGTTCCGGGCGATTATTCCTTCCCGGTTAATGATGCCTTCTGCACTGATTCAGACTTCAACTGGATCGGCTGCTGCAACGAACTCAACGCCGCCTATGCCGCAGACGGCTACGCCCGTATCAAAGGCAAATCCGCTGTCTGCACTACTTACGGCGTGGGCGAACTTAGCGCCATTAACGGTATTGCCGGATGCTATGCGGAGAACCTGCCTGTCTTCCATATCGTTGGCATTCCTAAATGCTCGGTGCAGCGCAACGGCAACCTCATTCACCATTCACTTGGTAACGGCGAATTCGACCTTTTTTATAAAATGACCCAACCAGTGGTCTGCGCCAGTACTATCCTTACAGCCGAAAATACCGTGGCAGAAGTGGAACGCTGCATCAATGCCGCGCTGACTAAAAAACAGCCCGTATACATTGCTGTGCCTGCGGATGAAGCACTAAAAGAACTGGGCTGCACCAAACCGCATCCCCTGCCCAAGCCTGTCAGCGATCAGGATACCCTTAATACAGTCATTCCGCTCATCATCGAAAGGCTGGAAAATTCAAAGAACGCCATCGCCATGGTCGGCGCACTGATTGGACGCTATGAACTGCATGAACCGATGCTGGAATTCATCGATAAATCCGGCATGCCGTTTACTTCAATGTTCATGGCCAAGGGGACGCTTTCCGAAACACATCCTAATTTTATCGGGGTCTACAACGGACGCATTCTCGATGAAAAAGTGCAGCAGACCGTTGAATCAGCAGATCTGGTGGTCAGCTTCGGCACTATCCGCTCCGACATCAACACCGGGGCTTTTACCGTAAATCTTGATCCCGCACACGAAATCAAAATTCATCCTGACCGCGTCTGCATCGGGCATGCGGTCTATCATAATGTGCTTATTGAAGACGTCCTGCGCGAACTTTGCGGGCGCATCGGAAATCTTTCCCTGCCTATCCCCATGACTCCGCAGGGACTCGGCGTACCTGTGGGGGAAGCGGATGATGAAATTACTGCAGACTCACTCTATCCGCGCATTGAACGCTTTTTCGCACCGAATGACATCATCATGGGTGAAACCGGGACAGCATCAATGGGGCTGGTCAATTCCCGGCTTCCAGAAGATGCGGTTTTCTTTAACCAGACGCTGTGGGGTTCCATCGGATGGGCTACTCCGGCTGCTTTCGGAGCGGCAATGGCTGCCCCCAAACGGCGCACTCTGCTGCTTACCGGAGAAGGCGCGCACCAGATGACCGTACAGGAAATCTGCCAATTTGCGCGTTTCAAACTCAAGCCCATAATTATTTGCGTGAATAATGACGGCTACCTCATCGAGCGGCTGCTCTGTGAAGATCCCTACATATATTATAATGATCTGGCCCAATGGAATTACAGCAAATTACCCGAAGCTCTGGGCATGGACGGCTGGTTCAGCGCAAAAGTAACGAACAACCGCGAACTGGACGAGGCCTTACAAAAAGCCGCAACAGCGGACAGCGGATGCTATATCGAAGTGGTGACCGGAATGATGGAAACGCCGGAAATGGGGCGGGTTCTAAACGAGATTGTGGTAAAGGGACCGGGCTGGAAGGCTTGA